A DNA window from Plasmodium vinckei vinckei genome assembly, chromosome: PVVCY_10 contains the following coding sequences:
- a CDS encoding GTPase-activating protein, putative → MDEYQNYLNDKNINNEKIRKNQNFSENLLQNLRDNIFENNNSTNMNSSENSSFLQTHLEKNKNFHINESEKFRDNQVNINCTNNIRRVNNVDEESVAIPRCNSSTNDNTSNNFKVLENDKSLQNLHNSDIENTNFINNTFDSSKQNLNESTENISNIENVCSFEMKEIIPNKGVEQNEMENTHKISDEEINKNFEMKSENENDLSKEIKALDPPKSVYEYNHNVIYHELYIELLEVNKSLQNKIKNLEKIIEMQKELLKSKEDDTFEHNMIEKRKMGSKSFVNNNYFLNFFNKKNKTSKKKEDEDGKIDNEDDNEIFEKDGVAESGYNHNRRGKGSMTRFQNMPFSFFSDKSSKQKKQKNDEGIDTMNLSIQGKDNVDQKTKRTTGTSKWAKQFDYKWIKSINNSNNFQECEHIYNDDTKEFDEMDNDRNNDMNKYMKLSLRENEYVDFYDNDENCIYDNPQYLYNNNKGSKINKKKSYSFFKDKQHSKESDKYTDSEYKDISIIKEITLIKYWYNKIIPLINDEKKIYTLIELVMMNYMPQVIKEYFWKANINNKLNISDYFVKVLIKNANFIQIYIYINNKQYHNNFSRYFKSLINLEKSSINVVPSPSSGTCFVDENELISTVKESELFKKLVKAGIFIEDDEEGSNDSKENGKVGSTDNGIEVNSELNSTSNLNKDEECDKENDKKEKVEMNKFEYLDIDILQRYSIHKFFYQILIDLDRTMYIIKKNQEYYQRNSVDQDNLLFELNIPDTKKNLNKLLQMYVMFKPELGYIQGMSYIALVFLLHCKLEKAFIHFANFMEYKNMRNLYSFNKQEIQIFLYTIKEILTKKNIEVYKEIVKHYNIDNIFIQWAYTMFLTCLPFRIFIRIFDIYTFNEKIIFETIICIFTYFNKFHSMENVDTMIKHLSSFSFNMDIQEDKFFSMLKKSKIKKRKIIYYREKYLSTISKNEEVHEN, encoded by the exons AATCAAAACTTTTCGGAAAATTTGCTACAAAATTTAAGAGATAACATATTtgagaataataatagtacaAATATGAATTCTAGTGAAAACTCGTCTTTTCTACAAACACATTTAGAgaagaataaaaattttcacaTTAATGAATCAGAAAAGTTTAGAGATAATcaagtaaatataaattgtaCGAATAATATAAGGAGAGTAAATAATGTTGATGAAGAAAGTGTAGCAATTCCTCGGTGTAATAGTAGCACCAATGATAATACctctaataattttaaggttttagaaaatgataagTCATTACAAAACTTACACAATAGTGATATAGAGAATACTAACTTTATAAATAACACATTTGATAGTagtaaacaaaatttaaatgaaagtACAGAgaatatatcaaatattgaaaatgtaTGTAGTTTTGAAATGAAAGAAATTATACCTAATAAAGGTGTAGAACAAAATGAGATGGAAAATACCCATAAAATAAGTGACgaagaaataaacaaaaattttgaaatgaaaagtgaaaatgaaaatgatttgagtaaagaaataaaagcTCTTGACCCTCCTAAAAGTGTTTACGAATATAATcataatgttatatatcACGAACTATATATTGAATTATTAGAAGTAAATAAAAGTttgcaaaataaaataaaaaatttagaaaaaataatagaaatgcaaaaagaattattaaaaagtaaaGAAGACGACACATTTGAACATAATATGATTGAAAAGAGGAAAATGGGTAGTAAAAGTTTcgttaataataattattttttaaattttttcaataaaaaaaataaaactagcaaaaaaaaagaagatgaGGATGGAAAGATTGATAACGAAGATGATAATgaaatttttgaaaaagatGGAGTAGCTGAATCGGGTTATAATCATAATCGAAGAGGGAAAGGGAGTATGACAAGGTTTCAGAATATgcctttttcattttttagtGATAAAAGTagtaaacaaaaaaagcaaaaaaatgatgaaggAATAGATACAATGAATTTATCAATACAAGGAAAAGACAACGTAGatcaaaaaacaaaaagaacTACAGGGACTTCGAAATGGGCAAAACAATTTGATTATAAATGGATTAAATCTATTAATAATTCTAATAACTTCCAAGAATGtgaacatatatataatgatgatACAAAGGAGTTTGATGAAATGGACAATGATCGAAACAAtgatatgaataaatatatgaaactGTCTTTACGTGAGAATGAATATGTTGATTTTTATGATAATGATGAGAATTGTATTTATGATAATCcacaatatttatataataataataaaggaagtaaaataaataaaaaaaaaagttattcattttttaaagataaACAACATTCAAAAGAAAGTGATAAATACACAGATAGTGaatataaagatataagtataattaaagaaataacacttataaaatattggtataataaaattatacctttaataaatgatgaaaaaaaaatatatacattaatCGAATTAGTAATGATGAATTATATGCCTCAAGttataaaagaatatttttggaaagcaaatataaataacaaattaaatatatcagattattttgttaaagtattaattaaaaatgcaaactttatacaaatatatatatacataaataataagcaatatcataataatttttctcgttattttaaaagtttaataaatttagaaaaaagtAGCATAAATGTTGTGCCCTCACCATCAAGTGGAACATGTTTTGTCgatgaaaatgaattaataaGTACAGTAAAAGAAAGtgaactttttaaaaaattggtGAAGGCAggaatatttatagaaGATGATGAAGAGGGTAGTAATGATTCAAAAGAGAATGGTAAAGTAGGTAGTACTGACAATGGTATAGAAGTGAATAGTGAATTAAATAGTACATCGAATCTTAATAAGGATGAAGAATGTGATAaggaaaatgataaaaaagaaaaagttgaaatgaacaaatttgaatatttagATATAGATATACTTCAACGTTATTCAattcataaatttttttatcaaatattaATCGATTTAGATAGAAcgatgtatataataaaaaagaaccAAGAATATTATCAACGAAATAGTGTAGATCAAGACAATTTATTGTTTGAATTAAATATCCCTGATACCAAAAAAAACTTAAACAAGCTTCTACAAATGTATGTTATGTTTAAGCCAGAATTAGG GTATATTCAAGGAATGTCATACATCGCCTTAGTATTTTTGTTACACTGCAAACTGGAAAAAGCATTTATCCATTTTGCAAATTTTATG GAATATAAGAATATGCGGAACTTATACAGCTTTAACAAACAggaaatacaaatatttttatatacaattaaGGAAATtttgacaaaaaaaaatattgaagtttataaagaaatcgttaaacattataatatagataatatatttattcaatGGGCTTACACGATGTTTTTAAc GTGTTTACCTTTCCGTATTTTCATTCGCATATTTGATATCTATacatttaatgaaaaaataatattcgag acaattatatgtatatttacatattttaacaaATTCCATTCTATGGAAAATGTTGACACAATGATAAAGCATTTATCTTCCTTTTCATTTAACATGGACATACAG gaggataaatttttttcaatgttaaaaaaatcaaaaataaaaaaaaggaaaattatatattatagagAAAAATACCTTTCCACCATTAGTA aaaatgaagaagtCCATGAgaattaa